The window TGCAGGTTTTTCCGACTCAGCGTTTTTCGAAAATCGCGGGCGACAGCTACGGGGGACTACGGCCTGCTgtgtcgatgcatgcacgtgcatggCGACCCCAGTCAAagctcttttttttcggagCCTCAAATTCTCCTGCCGGCAAATCGTCAAATTGCGACTCGGATTTTTTCTCTAGATCACCTTTTCCATAGCGACAGATCGTAGGGGAAAGCGAGTCAACTTCTCTGGGCCTTTGTTTTGCGGGGCATATGAAGGATTGAGTgtgccgtctccttttcgtcccACGCCCATACAGCCCGCACGTGCGCGCCTTTGCGGTCGTGGAAAAACGCTGTAAACCCGCCCGTTCCCACATTCAAAACCTGCGCTCTTTTTGAGTCTGAGATCGACTGCGCATTTACCAGACAGTCGGCACTCCGCGCTCCTCTCCGACTGCTGTTTGGAGTGCCTTCTCTGTAAAGACAACTCCGCGGCGCAGGCGCAAGCTGTCAAAAAAATCATCTTCGAGCCGCAGGATGCCGAAGCGTGAAAAGCCAAGCGTGGACACGTCGACTCTCCAACAGGAGGGAGGCGCTAAGGTTGAGTTGCGCCCCAGGAATCCTGGGGAAGCACTCAAAGTTGCCAAGACCGTCTTGCGCCGACGTGAACAGAATCTCGAGGAAAAGGCCGAGCGAGCAAAGAAGATCCGGGGCCTGAAGCGGGTAAGAAAATGCGTGGACGTCTGCTGCGCCGTGGAATCAACTTCGGGCCACTCCAGAGTGCATCATGACACCGCGGCGGAGAAATCGTCCGAGGCtcacgcgggagagagaggcgcgatACGAAGGATTCCGTTCCACCGAGGCGTTTGTGGGCTCGAAATACCGGGAGGGCATTGCACAGCTTTTACGctcgctgcctctttcctGGTTTCCGTGGCGCATCACCTGGTGGAAGCCGCGCTTTTTCAGAACCCGTTCGTTGAATGTGGCGTTCTGAGCGGAATCAGCACTTCAACGTGACTCGTGTTCTTTCATGGTGTGCTGTGTCGCTTTCCTGCTGTCCGTGAAAGCCAGCTACCGACTTGCACGGGTCCCTTTCtacccttttcccctcgtctcccccccctcccccccccacTTCCCCGTCGTattcgttttctgtctccttgaTTTCAGAGGGAAGACCGCGACTGCCATCAGCAGGTCATCAAGTCGGCACAGTACTTCGTGAagcgcgctcgcctccgaTCTGTCGACAATAAACGGTGTGTCCCCATTTCTCTGACGGCGAAGggtttcgttcttctctcagccATGCGCAGTCGCCCTCCCGTAGTCGGTCTccgaaaggagaagacgagaaagagacggaacgagacaaaaagggacTGGAAGGGATAGGAGAGGAGtgcgggaggaagaaggaaggccgagagggggagcatgcaggagacaggggaggcagaaggaaagacagagagaacgggggaCTGGACTCACgcaagatggagaggagtggaggggagaaagacaaacacaAAACGCGTGCATACCACCAAGGCGAGCACgacggggagacgaagcgaggaacTCTCTCTCATCGACACAGGTGTAGGTCGAAtggtttctttttctcaaGGGAGGTTTCCCCTTTGCACGCGCCACGGTTTTGCCCAGTCACGACTCAAACTGAAAGATGCGTTTGAGGAGCCGTCAGAGACGAACTCTCTTGCGTTTTGGTTCTCTGTGACCAGAGTCGTTTTCGCAAAGAAGACAcctgcgaagaagccgcgggaGCAAGAACGTCGCCCGCTCATTCTGGCCgtgagaaacggaagagaaggaggcagtCCGGAGGTCCAGGCCGGTCTCAAGGTAACCGCCCGCACTTAATTTGGAAGGGATCTGAACGCTTCATATACCCCTGGATGGAGATGCACAGTCGTATATTTATAtagtcatatatatagatatataatCCTGCAATCAGTTATTGATAGGGTGCGGTTGCATGATGCGTGTGTCGTGGCGATGGCTTTTGATTGGAGGGTACTTGTATTGTGTATGGATGCATTTACGCCAGGAGATTATCCTCCGTGCGGTCAGAGCTTGCGCTGGTCTGAGGGATCGAAGGTGTATGCACCAGGCATGTGCAGAAACAGTGAAAACGCGGTGTGCCTTACATATATCTCTATGAGAagttctttttttcctgtcgGCATGCGGTACAGCTTGGGTATGCATTCTCGTGTGCCTCTCCTAGGTGTACGGTTCTGCGTCACACGCGGTTTTTCCTGCTTTCGTTTGGGCTTCAGAGACTCGGCCTCAGAAAACCGTTTTGGGGCACTGTTCTGCGGAAcgacgaggcgacgctgCAACAGCTGCGGCTTCTCGACCCCTTCGTCTTCTACGGCTACCCAACGTATGCAACCCTTCGCAAGTTGTTCCTCACGAGGTAGGAACCGTCTGTCTGGGTGACAGGAATCGCGAGAGGGGTGTGAGCTTCCTGTGAATGCAGAGTGCAGCATGCGAAACAGACAGCTGCTTTGTAGGGCGCGCGATTgttctcgtccctctccgcTCAGCaacgcgagcgcgcgcggtcGGCGCTCCTACCGCTGCGCTGGCTGTCGTAcccgcctctttttcgtgtcCTTCCTGGACCACGCTGGCGTCTGGGTCGCTGTTTTGTCCGCTCAGAGGCTGCCTGCGAATCAACGAGAAGGAGTCCACGCCGCTAACAGACAATGCGAAAGTCGAAGAGCATCTGGGAGCGTACGGCATGTTGTGCGTCGAGGACGTCGTGCAAGAGTTGTGGAAAGGTGGCGGTCACTTCGACGACATCAAGCAGCATTTGTggtgagaaaaaagcgactgagccaggcgcgcgagaagctggagagtgCGTAGGCGCGCAGTGCGCTTTGTTCGGGCAGCCCGTTCTTTCGGAAGGAATCCTCTGAATCGGAGGTGGGCTAAAGCAGGTGAACGGAACATCTTCGTCGAAAAGCGGATGCCGGGGGATTCGGGGGCGTTCGGCATGGCCAGCGCTGCgtgcgcgagacagcgcgaacACGCAAACGAGGCACGCTGAGGTGAACGAGGAGAGTGGCGCAGCGTGGAGGGGCGAAGAGCGGAGGCGTGTCTGGCGAGCTCTCGGTGCAAGAAGTTTCTCACGGGCGAGcactgtgtgtgtgtttgccgTTCGCAGCGCCTTCCAACTGTCCAATCTGAAGAAAGTCGAAGGGTaagagaggaaacgtggCGACAAGTTAGCGCGGCGGGGGCGTGCGAGTGTCGGATGTTTATTTAGATGCCATTTCAGGAGTGCTGTTGAGGCGAACCGTCTCTCGGGTGTGTAGGGTTGCGCGTGAACTTCTCCCTGTGAGCGCACGGCTCTCGACACGAAAAGAGGCGGACTGCCGTGTTCTGAGAGcgctctcctgtttccctctctgtctctctgctcagACTTTACGCTCGGCGGAATGAGTTCGGAAACATGCGCGAAGCGATCAACACAAAGATTTGGAAGATTGCATAGAGCGTCTCTCCATTTGAGAGATCGACAAATGGGACATGAGCACGGGCGTgctctcctcctcttgtgTGTCACGTGCTGGCTGCTCAGCACGTGACCGCAcggtctctctgctcgtctcaCTCAAACTCTAATCTGAAAAACCCGCGTCCGCTCGCCTCTATCTTTTTCGCACTTTTCCTCTTCCAAAAAACGGGATGCATCGCGGTTGGCGCCGCCGTCTTTCTTGATGCTGCGCCGCGGTGAAACGAAGGCCTCTGCCTTCGTGGGGTGGGCTTGTTCACTTGGTGGTTTGCTTTCTAGATCTGTTTTGAGTCGTAGTCGTCGCCCCCTGGCTGACGCGACTGACTTCGCGAGCTCGCGTGCGAAATGAGAAGGGTGCAACGCTGCATGAACTTCTCGTTCGCTCCGCCGTCTGCTCAACTGCGATTTAGTTCTCGTACGCTCTCCGCTGTCAGGTTCTGTTTGTTCCCTCTTTTAAAGAACTCTCTCCGTTCGGTTAGActtcgcgcgcgcgcacgtGCGCATCGCGTCAACGAAAAGGTGAAAATTTTGCTGTCCATCCAAGCGACGCGGCGTGTCTAGACACCCGCCCCGCTCGGTTCCAGGAGATTTCATGTTTCCCTTGGGGTGAGGCGAGCCTATGGAAACTTGCGGAAATGATCATGTGAACTGCAGCGCTGCCTGGAATCCACGGGAGACTGGCCCAAACAACCCCCCAGACGGGACGAGGACCACAGACGCGACGAGAAACAGACCCCAATGCGAAGATTCGTCGGGTTTCCGCCGCTTTCCACAcgtcgtccctcttctcAGAAATGGTGACCCCCCTATCACATCCCCCCCGCTGTGTGCACCTCAATCTACACGCACATGTCGCCGTCTACACATTTTAGATACCCTCTAATATCCCCACTATCGCCAATTTGTCTTGtgggcttctctctcccaccCTGCCTCCGcattctctcctctgccggAGGGAGGGTGTGACCTCGGCCCTCCTGCGGTTCGCGCTGTCCTGTCCTAGAGAGCCAGCGCATCGGGAGTTCGCGACGCGCCTCCTGTCCTACACCGAGCAGATGATCCAGGCCATGCCGGCGTAAAAGAGCCAAACAGGGTATACACCGagcgctcgcttctcttcgggGATCAACTCCGACATAAAGGCGACAGACGCTGCAGAAAAACCCACATGCACGCGTCTATGGCCCtggagagggggaaggcggagaaaccTCGACACACACGAAAACGCATAgctctgcatatatatatatatatatatgtatatatgtgtatgtgtctatatgtatatgtatatatatgtatatatatgtatatatatgcatgtatataaaGTGATAAAACAGAGGTCTAGGTAGAAGCCAACGAGAATGACGGAGGCTGTGACACAGACCCATCTCCTCGGGTTGTGCCATGGACTTCCGccccgtctcttcgtccctttCCACGGTGAAGACGCAGGTAGCGCTAACGCAATGAACACCTGGAGAGCGCATATAAACGTTTGACGCGTTCCATAAATCTCGATACGGAAACCCTTCACGCATGCGCACGTGTGTGTTTGGAGCATCGCGGCATCAGCGGTGAGAGTTTCGCGTTCGTTCGGCCGCTGTGAAGCCTCCCGCAAAAACGCTTCGAACGAATCCAGTctcagagagacagccgttTCCTCTGGATTTCAAAACCGGTTAAATCGTGGAAAACAAGAGAGGCTCTCGGCACGGgctggtctctctcgcggggcGAGGCCATAGCGCGTGAGTTtgcgccgcgcctcgcgctttGCAGAACGGACCTCCTGCCGAccagcgaagagcgaggaaggcgatgAGGAGCTTCAGAAAGGTGAAGGAGCGCGACACGAAGAGATTCAGAAAGGCGGCGATGTCCAGCGGAAACAGGCAGTACCCCAGCACGCAGACGCTCTGGAAGAAGGAACTGCGAAGCATTCaaggaagcaaaacgaaAACAGCAAAGACAGTTCTccacagaagaaggaagtcgccttcttcagtGCGAATTCTTCGTCCCGCAGAACAGACACGAGCCTGAAACGCGTGTGCGCGTTCTCAGTGCAAGTCAGAGAACGGGCACTGCTTCGCGCGTGTTTTGGCCTTCTCTGATGCCGAGCAAAGGGAAAGCCGCTGcttgcagatgcatgcgcctcaGCGGAGAGAGGTCGGGAGACAACAGTCAATTCCGGAGGCACGAAGCCGTTTCTTTGATGCATGCAGGAGCAGACTCCATTTCCGGCACCGTCTGGGCACAAGCTCGGCGACAATGCGGCGCCTGAAGCCGACGGGACAAAACCGGTCTCTGTACAATCGATCCCCGATCCAGAACTGTGtaactcaaatcgaataaGCAGAGACACGAGCGTACCTAGGATACTGAATACGAGTCCAGTTTTATGAGATATACATTTTATGAGGTACAGAcaagttctttatgattgCAGTTTTTACTGACTCCCTTCCTGTCGaggttctctgcctctccagagACGGCTGGGGAGAGCCCCTCAGGGCGCTCCGCAGCCACACAGACTGGACACTTCCTCTCGAGTCGGTAActgcgtttcgcgtttcgtaCATTTTGCTGCCGAGAAGTTTGGCGTTCACCGTCACGACACTCGCCCCcagcgagacaaagacgTAGACCAGAGCGAAGGCCACGCGCTGCCGGTCACGCGTTTGTGCGCGTTGCGCCTCaggggaaagcagagaagacgcggcgctcGAAACCGCGAGAACAGGCGACCAAGACGCCTGGATGTACAGAGTTCTgtgaagcagagacggagagcgggACATCGAGGCGATtggggagaaggcggatgGACGCGCCGCTGCACCATCTGAGCACTGCCCCGGGGGAAAGATCCGATTCCACTGCCTGCCGCAAACAGCAGGCCGCGGGAGTTGCCCTGTCCACGCTCGAGGATCCACGGATGTACAATGCGCCCCTGAGGGGTCACATGAGTCGAGCGTTTAGGAGCAAACAAAACGGCGGCTTCGGCACCTTCAGCTAGAgcggggagacgagggaaggTGACGGAAAGCTTTGcgtgttttgtttttcgtcgGAGCAAGTCTACGTTTGACGACAATCGCAACTGGGTTTTTCGTGTGTGTGAGTGTCTCGCGTtaaaaaaagaagaaggcttCAGCTagggagcgagacgcgcgctTTTCCGCTTTTCAAGAAATCTGACTTacacggagaggaagagacagagaatgAGCGGTCCCCACAGAtcccctgcatgcacacggaCAAGAAAGCCTCGGATGAAACGTGGAATCCCCATTCCGTCGCcactcgcgcgcgcgccttggCGTTTTTCAAGGCCTCGTTCTGCACAAGGTAACGCTCGTCGCGATCTCCAGCACCTCGACAATCGATCTCTGCATTCGGCGTTTCCGGACCCTGCGAGTTCTAGAGGCGACGAGGTCCGCGCGAACTTTGACGCGCCAGAGAAAGTCGAAAGAGAGgccaaaaggagagaacgcacaggaaaacgtggaacggaatgcgcatgcaggtggACGTACACTGTTTGAGCACCGAGTGCGAGgtcccgccgtcgccgcttccACGAGAAGGTTTCAGAACGTAAAGGAGTTTGTTGCCGATGTTCCGCAAATCGCGCGCCTGCAGTCCCAGGACACACATTTCGGCTCAGAGGGACAGAccgtggagagacgcagaaaccgGACCCCCCCAAGCTGTCTCCACGACTCCCGAGCTGCGGCCGCGCACACCTTCTCTCGATTTGACGAGTCGAGAGGAACCGCAAAAAACGCCGGATTGGATCTGCACGCTGTGTCCTTTGCGGCGCAGAAATCGAAGATGCTTGCGGGTGCCTCAGCGTGAGAGGGTCGCCGGCGGCGGACACAAGAGAGTGGACTCGAAGCACGGCCTAGTGCGAGGGGAAACCCGGAAACGGCTTCTCTTCTGGGAATGGTCTCCCACTTTTTCCGCGAGAAGTCCCGCGCGGAAGCTAAAAGTGAAACTCAAGAGGCAAAAGGACGCGGAGAACCACGGAAAAAAAGCGTCTACGGCAGGGGTGTTCTCGACAGGCGACACCGCCTCTCTACCTCTGAGTACCGCTGCCGGCTTTTAAGATTCAGGAGACTCACAAGTGTGTCGCGAACAGGTTCATCCAGAGTTGCTCCAGCGAAAGGGCGACCGGCCTCCAGAGAGTGGGGATCAGCCACGCTGCTTATCTGACCTGAAAAAACGGTGCTCGAGGACAACTTCAGCGGGCTTACATCAACAGATGGGAACAAACCAGTAcatcgatatatatagatatagatatagacagatagatatctGTTTAAAAATATAGATGCAGGTGTATACAGATATGGATGCGAGGGTAAACACACGCATCGACACACGGCGGCAGCTCTGGATTTCTGCATGTATAAGCATCATGTGTGTACAGCCataggaagagagagatctgCAAGTAAGTCGTCGGCGTGGCTGGCGTGCGAGATATCAAATTGACTTGCGTGAGGTCCgctgaggaagaacgagggcgTGAGAGGTTTCCCAGGttcgcggcgaagaagatcGTTGAACCGGCGATCGAATCAGACACCGGATAAAGAGGCGGCACGAAGGAACGGGCCCGCCACGGGGTGGCCGGGAGGGCTgcatctctttttttctcttcttttcttcgtttcacACACGGATCGCGTTCCCTGTCGCGCACATCAGTCGCCTTTGTGGAAAACCCGGGAGCGCCTGGAGCCGAAAAGGCGCTGTGTGAAGCGTCGCGTTGCGTACCTTGTGGGCGCATCACCATTGTGAAGACGCTGTGTAGaccgagaggacgagggaagGAACTCGTgccgaggacgaaaacggacGCAATCCCCCGGGGGGACGGGCTGAGGACGGTAAACCTACGCCAGTCTGTGTGCGAGCTCTTCAGTGCGTGTGCTTCGCGTGACAGACATTCGAAATTCGATTTTTTTAAGAAGGCCTGACAGGACCGCTCCGCTGTACACCCAGGCGGAGGAGCAAAgtgcagagagggagaaaatcGGCCCGGCGAGCGCAACGCCCGCGACAGACATGCGTCGGGATTGTGTGTCCGCGCTGACCCTGAAAAAGTCGTTCCCCCTCCGTTTCAAGGAacctcgagaggcgagatATGTTTATTGCTTGTGGGTTTATTGCTTGCCATGCGGACGAGGAAGGTATatcggcgacgcagagagcggcacATCCATCTTTTTCCTTTCGACAAGGCAAGCGCGCAGGAGAGTCCTCTGGAGGCCCCTGGACAACTGAGGAGTCCGAGCCGACGCCGTAGGGCCctgaaagacaaagagggcCAGATCCTGTGAAGTTTTCTTGTGGCGGAAAGGGACTATCGAGAGACTGTCGAGAGCTTTCTGGGAGGACAGAGCGGTgagggagcgagacgccgcTCGCCAGACCCGCGGAAGGTCAAACCCCCGAGCACAGACCGCGCGGCTCGTCTGAGTGCGGCGAAACAagcgaaaagacgaaaaggagaagagaggatcTGTGCGCTGGGCAGCAAGACCGAGATtggagcgacgaagaaaaggttGTATACATCAGAGAGTGCGAAAGCGGCGCGAAATCCGTCAGTCCGCCGCAAACATACCCGTTTTTGCTctggtgcatgcgctgtctcgagaaaaggagcgtcgctttttcgcggcCGTTTACGCGCCTTTAAAAAGTGAGCAGAACAAAAAACAAGACCGTGCAGGCAGGATtggaacgagaaagaaggaaatgcggcaaaaacacgagagagtAAACGAAGCAGTTTTCGATGCCAAACGCAAAACCAGCAATCTAGCCGTAGGCTATACCGTCGGCCGTCCGAGAGGTGACTCGGTTCGAGACAAAGCACAGTGTTGGGGTGTATCATGCGTCTGGTTCTTGCAACGCTGATGGACACCATTTAGACCTGTACCTACTATGTCTTGTGGCTGAAAGGCACGACAAAAAAATAGAACTCGctcccgtgcatgcaggccgAATGCGGAGCTTTGAGCGCGCGGGAATCTCGCAGCAGAGAGTACGgcgaagccgaagaagcaaaacggCCGACTCCCAATCGGGCCGGTGGTGTGTAGACGAGGTGCGAGACCAAGGCATGTTCTGAAATCTTTGTGGGGttgagaaacagagaagggatGCAAAACGGCGCTCGCAAACACCCCGAGGACTGTGTGCCGCACTCGAGGGCTGCTTGGTCCTTGCGACTTTTTTtgccagagaaaagggacgcCTTCGCCCAAAGACGAGAATTTTTCAGATGGAGAGGAGTCTCTTTGGGAGTCACGCTTCGGAGTCTGCACGGCTGCACTGACGAGGGCCCCGCCGCCAGCTCCGTGTTTTCCAGTGCATCTCGCAGAGAATCTTGAACCGGACAGAGGGTTTGAGAACGAATCACGTTTCATAAATACAATcagttgtttctctctcaggtTCCTCTCACCGCCGTCGAGAAACAGCGTTCACTTTTCTCGCAAAGTCCGGGCCTTTCAAGACGCGGTCGCGTCCAATACAGCCGCGAGAGGGACACTCTGTTTCCCTCGATCTGCCGAATCTCTTCGAACGCCCTCCAAAAGTGAAACCTTCGATGGAAGAAGGCCACCCTCTCCTGGCTGAACGATAAAAACAGCACCTTTGTGTTTGCTTCTGGAGGCAGGAGAACGGaggcgtttttcttttcaccGGTGGCCGGAGAGACCGGGAAGCAGCCGCAGACTCGCGCCTCGGTTTCATCGCCTTTTCAAAATTCGGCAGACGACTGCCTGTTTTGGGAGGGATTCAAAAAGAAGCCTCTTACTCGGGGCTGAGACCGTGCGCTTGTCATTTTCGCGTTTGCCTCATCTCCCCAATCGTCAGCGGGGTCTGCGTCCGAGCGCCTCGAGTCCTGGACCCGGCCTCCACTCCGCAGTGAGCAGGGACAACTCAAAACACGAATGgtggcctctctgcgtggAAACGAAAGAGTTTTTAGCGTTCACGCGCTGTGGTTTCTCCAGTTTCGCTGCTGGTGAGAGCATCGACCGCGCGCGGAGTGGAAAGCGAACCGACTAAACCCCGGAGATCTAAACATGAAGGCATCCACACGCATTTCCGAAACCAGCAACAGAAACTCCCTGCTCTTTGCTCGATGGCGAACGAAGTGCACGGCACACGCGCAGGAGCAGCCCTTGGCTGTTGCGGCTGTTCGCGGTGTGTGTTTGGCTGTTTCTGTTCAACACGCGTTGCTTCATGGACCCCGGACACTCACTAAAACGAAAGAGCGCTGTGCATCCAAACACTCgcacagaaggaaaagaaaaggcctCGCGAACGGGGCTTCCACCCGACACGTCCACGCCGCGCTGTCAACCGGGAGAGTACCTCCAACTTTGTCTCCCGCTTTTTCTTTCAAACCGTACCGATCACCTTGCGTTCGAAGCTGCATTCGACCAGACCTCAAAAACGTCTCAGCCAACAAGCACCGCTCACGAGACGCATGTCTACGCCCGCCCCCCTccctcgcgcctcgtctccccgaCCTTCCTGCCTGActttctcctccgttctcGGAATCGGCGACGCCTTTCGGCCTCCCCCTGCGAACCTGTCTCCCGTCCAGAGAGGGGTGTCTAGCTCTGCATGAGAGGGTTGCTCGCCTCCGAAGAAATCGCTGCCAGAGATGTCCCCTCTGCGCCCAGACCTCGCTCACTCCTTCCCGGGGTGTCCTTTTCCGGGGAACTTGCCTTCGCCTGCAGCcggcctcggcctccgcctcgcgcgcgtcttcctcgctgtcctcgcgcgcctgtctcgccttctgcctcgcgcggACCTTCCGACGCAAGCTGGAAaagcgcttctctctctgcgccagttcgcgagcgccgccgcgtcctcgccccgCTCTCCCCGCTCGCCCCGCTGCTCCTCGcgggttctctctcggctgcctggtctccctgtctctctggacGTCCGCGATCCGCCCCCGCCGCTTCTTCAGGCGCCGACAAatccctcgctttctgcgcCACTGCGCGCTTGCAGTTCTCCAAGTCCGACTGACGAGACAACAGCAACACTGCCTCGCAGTGGAGCGTGTGAGGAAACATGTCCACCGGAACAGCCTGAACGGGGACGAAGGGATCTCGGTTagacggcgagggcgtgCAGAGCCTGCGAAGAGCCgcgcaaacacacacagaacgGATCCGGTTCTccgctgtgcatgcacgctccGCAGACAGccctcgtgtctctcgctggagCGGCCTCGACTGGAAAAGGGAGCAACAGACCAACACTGCCCGCGAAGCTGACGCGTCACGCTTTCTCCAAAAGGTGAGCGTCCCGGGCGAAACGCCTCGGTGGACCCGGAGACGCTTTTGCCACGCCAACAATCGGATGCGCCGCTACACAACCTGACCCCCCCGTGTGTGTTGTCCGTTCTTGACACagacaaaagaaaaagcTGTCCCCGTGAGGGACGTGCAAATCGGGCGATCGCGCGGAACGCGACACACGAAAACACACTCCAAAGCAAAAAGGCCCACGCGGCCTCCTCCCTCCATACACCTGGATATCGAAAGCAGTTCTGGAGAGAGTCAACCCGTGACACGTCGTATCCATTTGCTCGCGGAGGCCTATTTCTATCGAAGAAcaggcgctgcatgcgggaG of the Neospora caninum Liverpool complete genome, chromosome XII genome contains:
- a CDS encoding putative ribosomal protein L7; protein product: MPKREKPSVDTSTLQQEGGAKVELRPRNPGEALKVAKTVLRRREQNLEEKAERAKKIRGLKRREDRDCHQQVIKSAQYFVKRARLRSVDNKRVVFAKKTPAKKPREQERRPLILAVRNGREGGSPEVQAGLKRLGLRKPFWGTVLRNDEATLQQLRLLDPFVFYGYPTYATLRKLFLTRGCLRINEKESTPLTDNAKVEEHLGAYGMLCVEDVVQELWKGGGHFDDIKQHLCAFQLSNLKKVEGLYARRNEFGNMREAINTKIWKIA
- a CDS encoding DEHA2F02992p, related, which produces MRPQVNLISRTPATPTTYLQISLFLWLYTHDAYTCRNRQISSVADPHSLEAGRPFAGATLDEPVRDTLARDLRNIGNKLLYVLKPSRGSGDGGTSHSVLKQWDLWGPLILCLFLSVTLYIQASWSPVLAVSSAASSLLSPEAQRAQTRDRQRVAFALVYVFVSLGASVVTVNAKLLGSKISFFQSVCVLGYCLFPLDIAAFLNLFVSRSFTFLKLLIAFLALRWSAGASVAFMSELIPEEKRALGVYPVWLFYAGMAWIICSV